The genome window CCTCCGGCCACGTCCGATAGCTTCAGGAAGACGGTGAACGGCAATAAAAAGTAGAGCAGCATTGGGCTCGTGGCCGGGATCTCCTTGGTCCTCAACGCCGTGCGCCCGCGCCGCGTCGTGATCCCGCGGTTTTCCTTGTCGACAACCTCCACACGCTCGACCGCGCCATAGGTCTCGATGAACTTCTTGACCTCGTCGCGCGCGAAGTGCTCGCGGAACGGGCGAACGAAGCGCCACAGGAGGAAGAACAAAGTGGAGGCGTACCCGCCGAAGAGCGTTCCGGTAAGGATCAGCGAGCGCGGTATGGCTTCCGCAAGCATCCCTGCCGCCACGCCCTGGGCGCTGTCCGCCGCCTTGTACTCGTGGGCTTCGTCAAGGATCAGCAGGTCGAAGAACCCCCGCATGCGTCGTTTGACGTACTCCGCGAGCGGGTACTTGACCGAGCCATCCTTGCGACGGGCGCGTTTGGGGTCAGGCGCGTAGAGCGGCTCGCCGCAGCGCGCGCACACGGGGCGTTGCAGCTTGGCGATGCTGGCCGGCCCGGGAATGGCACCGCTCTTCTCGTCCCTGAAGACTTGCCCGCAGCGGATGCAGCGGGGTATACCGCGAGAGAAGTAGATCCCCTGAGGCACGGTGGGAGCCCCGAGCTTGGCGCGCTCCCTGCTCAAGACGACGAAGAGGGGGCGGTCGGAAGGCAGCTTGCGCGCCTGCTCGAGGTCGGTGATGGTCTCCGCAATCACGACCTGCGCCTTCGGGACGGTGGCTTCGATCTCCGCGCGCCACTTCTCTACGAGGTGGGGCGGGCAAAGGACGAGCGTGCGCTCCGAGGCGGCCGCCGCGGTGGCGGCGGCGATGAACGACTTCCCGGAGCCCATCTCCCCTACGACGATCGCCGTTCCGTACGTTTCGAGGGCTCGACGGGCGGCGTGGATCGCGAGCGCTTGGCGCCCGAGCGGCTTCCGGAGCAGCTCGGGCAGTTTGCCCGGTTCACGCACGACCGCAGGGAAAGCACGGTCCACGTGGGAGAGAAGCGCGCTGGCGTACTGCGCCAGGAAGCTGCCGAGGTCCTGGATCTTCATCGGATCTCCTTGAGCTCGTGAGTCTGGAGGTTGAAGGCCTGGATCGTGGATACGTAACGTTCGCGCACGAGCTGGATCTTGCGCTCCCCGTCGTCTTCCGGGGGCAACTCCTCACGGACCTTCTCGACGCGACCGCGCAGCAGCAGCGGCCCCTCGTCGGTGGCCACGACGGTTTCGTTCAGGTGGCCTGCGGCGACCAGCAGGGCGAGGTGTTCGCGGCTCAGCGGAACGAGCGGGGGCATCTTCGCGGGCGCCTCGACGCTGCGGGCACGAGCGCGCAAGCTGTCCCATGCGGGGCTTCGGGCGGCCAGCTTGAGGTAGTCTTCGGGCTCGAGCCCCCGGTCGACGAGCCGTATTGCATCGAGGTCGCCTTTCGGCACCGTGTAGCGCAAAGTACGGGAAAGGGCAACGTGCCTTAGGTCTTGCTCTTCAGGTTCGAGGCGAGGATCTTCGACGATGACGGGGTCCTTGCGCTTCCTGCCCAGGACGACCACCTGGCGAAACGCCCGGTACTCGGGTTCGGGAAAGCGCAGGGCGCGCACTTCCTCGTAGTGGCTGAGCAGCAACCCGGCGGCGGCGGGCAAGGAATACTCCGGAATGATGTAGACCAGCACCCCCTGAGGAACCAGGGCGTCCACGAAACGTTCGAGGAACTCGACCTCGAGGCGCTTCCCGCCGCCCGCGTCATCGTAGGGAGGATTGAGGAAGAGCAACGAGAACCCCGCTGCTTCGAACCCCAGGGCGTTGCCAACGGCCACCTTCTCGACCTTGCCTCGGGCCTTGGTCGCTCGATGTCGGTCGAGCTCGATGCCGTAAGCCTTTACGTAAACCTTGTGCGACTCACCAACCAACCCCGTGAGGGCGCCGAAGGCCTCGCCATCCCCGACGGCGGGGTCGAGGGCGGCCAGGCTCACGTACTCCCCGCTCCATGTCATCGGGGGTAAGACGATCCGGCCGATCCACTCGATTACGCTCAAAGGGGTGGGAAAGAAGCCTGCCTTGACTCGACCAGCGTGCCTCATGCGGCCTCCTGTGCGTGTGCGGGACGCGGCGTTTCCAGCTCTCCGGAACGAAGGGCGTTCGTCAAGAGGTCGAAGAGACCCTTCCGGTTGCGCTGGATTTCTTCACTCTCCACGGCCGTCGCGTAGAACCCCGGGCTCGTTGGTAGCGGGGTCAGGTAATCCAACTCCAACAGGGTCTCGACCCACCACTCTGACCACAAGGGGTGGGTTGGGAAGGGAAGGTGGTCCGAGATCGCGCGGTGGAGTGCGCGCTCGTGCTCGTCTTTCGAACGCCCGAAGGCGACGTGCCCCTCGCTAAACTCCTTAGAGGTCATCAGTACGTGCTGGGCCGTACCTTGGCGGTGAACGATGCTGAGCCCGTAGGCCTTGTCGGTTTGCCAGTGCTCCGTTCCAAGGAACGCCAGTTTGAAAATCTCCCCTTTGTCCGTCAGGGCATGGATCGAGCCACCGGGGATAAAGAGTGCAGATTGGACGGCGCGCACCGCCTCTCGGGGCCCGCTAAGGCTGAGCAGGGCAATGCCGAACTTCGTTTGCTCGTAGGCCGTCGGGTAGAGCGCGAAGGTATCGGAAAATGCAGTCAGGCCCTCGTAGAAGACGCGAAGCGGTGCAGGTGGGGTCGTCATCATGGTTCCTCCTTCGTCGGTTGGGGAGAAATCTGCTTCTTACCGGTCGTCTCGTTCGGAAAGCCGGGCGGCGCATTTCGGCGCGAGAGCGGTCGGCGCTCCTGGAACTTGGGGTCGTTCGTGTCGAACTTCTTCAGAGCGGCAAGGGTGCGTGCGTCCTGGGGGTCCTCGAGGTTGAAGTGCGCCCTTCCTCCGCAGAGGGGGCAGCCGAGTTCGTCAGCGTACGGGTGAAAGTCAAGTTCACGGGGATCTTGCCGCGGTCGCAAACGGGGCAGGTTGCGGTTTGCATGGGACCTCCTTTTTTTGGGGGCAGTTTATTTTATAAAGAAATTGGAAGGAGCTTGACAGGAAGGGCGGGAGGTGATATAGTTGTTCTTGGCTGGGCCCGTAGTCAAATGGGAAGACAGCCGGCTTCAAGGTAATCTGGATTGCTCTGCGTTGAGCACCCCGTTCGAATCGGGGCACCTTGTTCCTAAACTTGAGTCAACCGGCAGGTAGGGGTTCGAATCCCCTCGGGTCCACCAGACGAGACCGCCCGTGCATGCACGGGCGGTCTTTTTATGCCTTTACCCGCCAGATGACGCTGGGAAGCTCTTCGTCCCGTGAAGCGCCCACCAGGATGGGCGGCAGCCAGCGCAGCTCCAGGCGGCGCTCCTCGGGCTTGGAGCGTGGGCCCACCCAGTAGCCGTGCCAGTGGGCGCGGCGGACGTGGGGGCGTTTGGACGTACCCGAAGCGTTGGCTGAGCCGCTTCGGGCGTAGGCTCCCCGGAGTAGGTTGCCGAAACGGACGCCCACGTCCCAGTGGCGCGGCCCGGGAGCGGCGGCGAGCTTGCTCTTTCCCTTGCGCGTGGTCGGCTGCGGGCGATGGGGTTTTTCTGGTTGCCCGGGTTTGGCTGGCCGCACGTCGCCCGATGCGATCAGGTAGAGCAGCAGGGA of Oceanithermus profundus DSM 14977 contains these proteins:
- a CDS encoding helicase-related protein; the protein is MKIQDLGSFLAQYASALLSHVDRAFPAVVREPGKLPELLRKPLGRQALAIHAARRALETYGTAIVVGEMGSGKSFIAAATAAAASERTLVLCPPHLVEKWRAEIEATVPKAQVVIAETITDLEQARKLPSDRPLFVVLSRERAKLGAPTVPQGIYFSRGIPRCIRCGQVFRDEKSGAIPGPASIAKLQRPVCARCGEPLYAPDPKRARRKDGSVKYPLAEYVKRRMRGFFDLLILDEAHEYKAADSAQGVAAGMLAEAIPRSLILTGTLFGGYASTLFFLLWRFVRPFREHFARDEVKKFIETYGAVERVEVVDKENRGITTRRGRTALRTKEIPATSPMLLYFLLPFTVFLKLSDVAGGLPPYGEEVREIDPGPLLEEWYDSLMGWFDDKDLRKEPHLLGAYFHAGVFSIDTATEGFNVADEYAHPPLELETLPKEEELVELVRQERARGRRVIVFVQNTGERNLAGRLERILTTSGFRARALYSSTASARKREAWIQKAVREGLDVLILHPRLVQTGLDLIDFPTLVYYQVEPSVYVLRQAARRSWRIGQKHPVRVVYFVYRATLQTKALGLLAAKAQASHAIEGLLVEGGLNAMANDEASVSLARALAGARDTSFDPSKIRIATLGLEGASANKLPENKELPPKRQCAGHIPSAPLELPTVGELEKEGVELPGRKRPPKEAAVLFPELLKAG
- a CDS encoding DUF6094 domain-containing protein; the protein is MRHAGRVKAGFFPTPLSVIEWIGRIVLPPMTWSGEYVSLAALDPAVGDGEAFGALTGLVGESHKVYVKAYGIELDRHRATKARGKVEKVAVGNALGFEAAGFSLLFLNPPYDDAGGGKRLEVEFLERFVDALVPQGVLVYIIPEYSLPAAAGLLLSHYEEVRALRFPEPEYRAFRQVVVLGRKRKDPVIVEDPRLEPEEQDLRHVALSRTLRYTVPKGDLDAIRLVDRGLEPEDYLKLAARSPAWDSLRARARSVEAPAKMPPLVPLSREHLALLVAAGHLNETVVATDEGPLLLRGRVEKVREELPPEDDGERKIQLVRERYVSTIQAFNLQTHELKEIR